CTTGGATGTTGATGACGAGTGTTTTGCTTCTGGTTGAACGGGTATCTGTAAAACATATCatgtaagtattaatattgatttttacaaacattttatacctgaccgataaatatctaatttcaataTACTTACGACATTATCTGTCTCTGAGCTCTCGCGTTGGGTTGACTGTTCTGCTTCCTGTTCAACATGAGgctataaaacataatgtttaagtattaatattgatttttacatacattttatctaatttCAATATACTTACGTCATAATCTATCTTTGAGCTCTCCCCATGGGTTTGTGATTCAACTGGAAAAGGATGATCGGACTGTTTTGATGACAACTGCTCTGCTTGTTGATCAACAACGGGTATCTGTAAAACATAATGTtcaggtattaatattaatttgtacaaaattgtcatttaaaaaaaaaacctgagctgataaaaacctaatatacaatatacttacgaCATTATCTATCTTTGAGCTGCGACCCTTGGATGTTGATGACGAGTGTTTTGCTTCTGGTTGAACGGGTATCTGTAAAACATATCatgtaagtattaatattgatttttacaaacattttatacctgaccgataaatatctaatttcaataTACTTACGACATTATCTGTCTCTGAGCTCTCGCGTTGGGTTGACTGTTCTGCTTCCTGTTCAACATGAGgctataaaacataatgtttaagtattaatattgatttttacatacattttatctaatttCAATATACTTACGTCATAATCTATCTTTGAGCTCTCCCCATGGGTTTGTGATTCAACTGGAAAAGGATGATCGGACTGTTTTGATGACAACTGCTCTGCTTGTTGATCAACAACGGGTATCTGTAAAACATAATGTtcaggtattaatattaatttgtacaaaattgtcatttaaaaaaaaaaacctgagctgataaaaacctaatatacaatatacttacgaCATTATCTATCTTTGAGCTGCGACCCTTGGATGTTGATGACGAGTGTTTTGCTTCTGGTTGAACGGGTATCTGTAAAACATATCatgtaagtattaatattgatttttacaaacattttatacctgaccgataaatatctaatttcaataTACTTACGACATTATCTGTCTCTGAGCTCTCGCGTTGGGTTGACTGTTCTGCTTCCTGTTCAACATGAGgctataaaacataatgtttaagtattaatattgatttttacatacattttatctaatttCAATATACTTACGTCATAATCTATCTTTGAGCTCTCCCCATGGGTTTGTGATTCAACTGGAAAAGGATGATCGGACTGTTTTGATGACAACTGCTCTGCTTGTTGATCAACAACGGGTATCTGTAAAACATAATGTtcaggtattaatattaatttgtacaaaattgtcatttaaaaaaaaaaacctgagc
This genomic stretch from Acyrthosiphon pisum isolate AL4f unplaced genomic scaffold, pea_aphid_22Mar2018_4r6ur Scaffold_9143;HRSCAF=9738, whole genome shotgun sequence harbors:
- the LOC115035103 gene encoding protein IWS1 homolog is translated as IPVQPEAKHSSSTSKGRSSKIDNVIPVVDQQAEQLSSKQSDHPFPVESQTHGESSKIDYDPHVEQEAEQSTQRESSETDNVIPVQPEAKHSSSTSKGRSSKIDNVIPVVDQQAEQLSSKQSDHPFPVESQTHGESSKIDYDPHVEQEAEQSTQRESSETDNVIPVQPEAKHSSSTSKGRSSKIDNVIPVVDQQAEQLSSKQSDHPFPVESQTHGESSKIDYDPHVEQEAEQSTQRESSETDNVIPVQPEAKHSSSTSKGRSSKIDNVIPVVDQQAEQLSSKQSDHPFPVESQTHGESSKIDYDPHVEQEAEQSTQRESSETDNVIPVQPEEKHSSSTSKGESSSKIDYDIPVVEQEAEQSSKQSDHPFPVGSPVNVTTIGYPYYAAIVVECDANFVTVKA